In Spirosoma sp. KUDC1026, the sequence CCAACCATCAGTTCGTCGGCGGGCAGGCCATCAGCTACGAGACTGATTACCCGCTGAAAGCCGTTCTAATTAGTAATTGAATGATTCTTTTACGTTGATGACTACTTTTCCTTTGGCCCGGCCGCTTTCCACGTAAGCCAAGGCGTCGTTGGCCTGCTCGAACGGATAGACCTTATCGACTACAGGTTTGATGACGCCGGTTTCCACCAGTTTACCAATTTCAGTCAGTTGCTGGCCGTTGGCCCGCATGAACAGGAACTGGTAATCGATGTTCCGCTTTTTGGCTTTTCGCCGGATACCCATGCTCAGTAAGTTCATCACGATTTTTACGAACCAGGGCGCGTTTTTCTGCTCCGCCAGATCGCCCGTGGGCGGGCCTGAAATGGAGACAACCGTGCCGCCGGGTTTCACTACGTTCAGCGATTTTTCGAGGGTTTTTGTGTCTTGGCTATTCAGTGCGACGTCGTAGTTGGTCAGAATCGTTTCAAAGTCCTGAGTCTTGTAATCGACCAGCACATCGGCGCCCAGCTTTTTCAGAGCGTCGAAACTAGTGGCTCCAGCGGTGGTTGCCACTTTTGCCCCCAAGTGTTTGGCAAGCTGAATGGCGACGGTACCAACCCCACCGGAACCCGCCTGAATGAACACGCTCTGCCCTTTTTTCAGGTGAGCCAGCTCGACCAGCGACTGCCAGGCGGTCAGCGTAACCAGCGGCAGGGAAGCCGCTTCTACCATCGAAATATTTTGGGGCTTCAGGGCTACGTCGTTTTCATCAATGGCAATGTGTTCAGCGAAGGCACCAATCCGGCCGTCGGCTGGCC encodes:
- a CDS encoding NADP-dependent oxidoreductase, with the translated sequence MKAFLINKYDKAGVMQLTDVPEPGVNDTDVLVDIHAAGLNLLDTKVKAGEFKLILPYKLPLIMGHDVAGVVTQVGSRVKKFKVGDEVYARPADGRIGAFAEHIAIDENDVALKPQNISMVEAASLPLVTLTAWQSLVELAHLKKGQSVFIQAGSGGVGTVAIQLAKHLGAKVATTAGATSFDALKKLGADVLVDYKTQDFETILTNYDVALNSQDTKTLEKSLNVVKPGGTVVSISGPPTGDLAEQKNAPWFVKIVMNLLSMGIRRKAKKRNIDYQFLFMRANGQQLTEIGKLVETGVIKPVVDKVYPFEQANDALAYVESGRAKGKVVINVKESFNY